One Mycolicibacterium parafortuitum DNA segment encodes these proteins:
- a CDS encoding lipopolysaccharide biosynthesis protein, whose protein sequence is MPFGKQGRAAAVYIVLAGLQRGMPLIILPFVSQVMEPAEFGAASMLTASALLLVTIVAAPLDSLVFRVAARGDEDGPALLRAAGLYCYVVMPCIGALVAAIFAVCVPSLLGVSGYIWGLELLAIGFQPAMAYFALPVVQARQELAKFTAMASIAIILMAATKLGLLLIWQLGVLGWVISDLITAALSAVAATLLVRLPRTKVTRDHLRSVWSFAAPLIPHKASLWAMASMSRPAMALVASLTQVGLLSLGWSVASVANLILSEINRAALPRYSRETFPAPTQQTLSVVRLQVILAFAIPTLVGSTLAIAGQWVFAESYWPAFSVAGVLLIGQAAYGLYLIPTNYQVQTAGMTKPVAFASSAGASLMLVLLLTLGHAHGALGGAYAVAAGILLMLLISACLTRVLRLHIAVRTWAGMWPEVALAASGLTCSVWALMWPVGSMPSKIVGILCLAPTICAVLVSYRRAGVRHKLRKC, encoded by the coding sequence GTGCCGTTTGGGAAGCAAGGTCGCGCCGCCGCCGTCTACATCGTACTTGCAGGTTTACAGCGGGGAATGCCGCTGATCATTCTGCCTTTCGTCTCACAAGTCATGGAGCCGGCTGAATTCGGGGCGGCGTCGATGCTGACAGCCTCTGCATTGTTGCTAGTGACGATTGTGGCGGCTCCTTTAGACTCGCTCGTATTTCGCGTAGCCGCGAGGGGGGATGAGGACGGGCCGGCTCTCCTTCGGGCCGCAGGATTGTATTGCTATGTCGTAATGCCATGCATTGGCGCACTCGTGGCCGCTATCTTCGCCGTATGCGTTCCATCGCTACTCGGCGTGAGCGGCTACATTTGGGGTCTCGAATTGCTCGCCATCGGTTTTCAGCCCGCGATGGCATATTTTGCACTCCCCGTAGTACAGGCGAGACAGGAACTCGCAAAGTTCACGGCTATGGCCTCGATTGCGATCATTCTAATGGCCGCCACCAAGCTCGGTTTGCTTCTGATTTGGCAGCTTGGAGTGCTTGGGTGGGTCATCTCTGATTTAATTACGGCTGCGCTATCGGCGGTAGCGGCAACGTTATTGGTGCGTTTACCGCGCACAAAAGTTACCCGTGATCACTTGCGATCTGTGTGGAGTTTCGCAGCGCCGCTTATCCCCCACAAGGCGTCGCTTTGGGCAATGGCATCGATGAGCCGACCGGCGATGGCCTTGGTCGCGTCGCTGACGCAAGTTGGCTTACTTTCGCTCGGCTGGAGCGTTGCGTCAGTCGCAAACCTCATTCTCTCCGAGATCAACCGAGCTGCTCTCCCCCGCTATTCCCGCGAAACCTTCCCCGCCCCGACCCAGCAGACCCTTAGTGTCGTACGGCTCCAGGTCATTCTGGCCTTCGCAATTCCAACCCTGGTAGGCTCAACACTCGCGATAGCCGGCCAATGGGTGTTTGCCGAATCGTATTGGCCCGCCTTCAGCGTTGCGGGCGTACTGCTCATCGGGCAAGCAGCGTATGGTCTGTATCTTATCCCCACCAATTATCAAGTGCAGACTGCCGGCATGACTAAGCCAGTCGCATTCGCATCGAGTGCCGGCGCGTCGTTGATGCTAGTCCTGCTACTGACTTTGGGACACGCACATGGAGCACTAGGCGGCGCCTACGCCGTCGCGGCAGGCATCTTACTCATGCTACTGATATCCGCTTGCCTCACTCGCGTTCTTCGTCTGCACATTGCGGTGCGCACATGGGCGGGAATGTGGCCTGAGGTCGCCCTTGCGGCGAGTGGTCTTACCTGCAGCGTATGGGCGTTGATGTGGCCCGTGGGATCAATGCCCAGCAAGATCGTAGGCATCCTGTGCCTAGCTCCTACGATCTGCGCAGTTCTTGTCTCATATCGCCGAGCAGGCGTTCGGCATAAGCTACGTAAGTGTTGA
- a CDS encoding 6-hydroxymethylpterin diphosphokinase MptE-like protein: MTESGGQEIAIDDQWRRFDWKRRAVLRLMGESNARRLAHPLTLARARLSTTLTPSGRANRNYIRSFRGIHAGERCVIIGNGPSLRRTNMDLLRTEHTFGLNRIYLMFEEIGFETTYHVVINRFVVEQCAADFKRISSPLFTTDKNHDLLAGADGTAYLNTVVGPWFSPDASVGVCEGYTVTYVAMQLAYFMGFSEVLLVGVDHRFAAQGKANQLVESTGEDKSHFDPRYFDKGFKWQLPDLLNSELAYRDARSAFESAGRRIVDCTVDGALEVFEKMPLEQALRS; the protein is encoded by the coding sequence GTGACCGAAAGCGGTGGGCAAGAGATCGCAATCGACGATCAGTGGCGAAGATTTGATTGGAAGCGTCGCGCGGTTCTCCGCTTGATGGGCGAGTCCAATGCCCGGCGGTTGGCGCACCCCTTAACACTCGCACGAGCGCGATTATCAACGACTCTGACGCCGTCAGGGCGCGCCAATCGAAACTACATCCGCAGTTTTAGGGGAATTCACGCAGGCGAAAGATGCGTCATCATTGGTAACGGACCTAGCCTTCGCCGAACCAATATGGATTTGCTTCGGACCGAACACACCTTCGGCCTCAACCGGATCTATTTGATGTTCGAAGAAATAGGCTTCGAAACTACATATCATGTAGTTATAAACCGCTTTGTAGTCGAACAATGCGCGGCCGACTTTAAGCGAATCAGCTCCCCGCTTTTCACCACGGACAAAAACCATGACTTGCTCGCAGGCGCGGACGGCACCGCTTATCTCAATACTGTTGTTGGCCCGTGGTTTTCCCCGGACGCTAGCGTAGGAGTATGCGAGGGATATACGGTAACCTACGTCGCAATGCAGCTCGCGTATTTTATGGGGTTTTCAGAAGTGCTGCTTGTCGGCGTTGACCACAGATTTGCCGCGCAGGGAAAAGCAAATCAGCTCGTCGAGTCGACAGGCGAGGATAAAAGCCATTTCGACCCGCGCTATTTCGACAAGGGCTTTAAATGGCAATTACCGGATCTCTTGAATTCTGAGCTCGCCTACCGCGACGCGCGTTCCGCATTCGAAAGCGCGGGCAGACGGATAGTTGATTGCACCGTCGATGGCGCCCTGGAGGTCTTCGAAAAAATGCCACTCGAACAGGCGCTGCGCTCATGA
- a CDS encoding O-antigen ligase family protein: protein MAIVLSRPSGINNLLVFLLVGALAFQLTRTVDARRIISSLVDGLGFYALLNVVSYMLGLRSPTEAEGWRLYLMADGASRIIFPLDQRLNLPPVLAAMYIAALIFLIREPGRARKIFRCIYLIAAVAILVGSGTRVPAVLALALPIMALLIPAFSRWVPVVAVAFASVSAAILPTIVAAIGFLLNPLVSAVSGRRDSYESLGALNGRDYVWQKAISYWQSEVTDLLHTLFGFGLYGHYSSGVSLTYYKLLSHAIVRDPEKTITVHNSFLQQLYDGGIAGWVLLTVALAWTAVRLSSHFRDWGNYAAAAGMAFTVVILCSMTEVLLHGTVITSFVLLVIVAAACQARPQVMANANSRRRPLFETRNSAESTTDGNRPR from the coding sequence ATGGCGATCGTGCTGTCAAGGCCGTCGGGTATCAATAACTTATTGGTGTTTCTACTTGTAGGGGCCCTCGCGTTCCAGCTCACTAGGACTGTAGACGCGCGCAGGATAATTTCGTCCCTTGTTGACGGCCTTGGTTTCTACGCCTTGCTCAATGTAGTTAGCTATATGCTTGGATTGCGGTCGCCGACAGAAGCCGAGGGGTGGCGTCTCTATCTGATGGCCGATGGAGCCAGTAGGATAATTTTCCCGCTCGATCAAAGGCTGAATTTACCACCAGTGCTTGCCGCTATGTACATAGCAGCATTGATCTTTCTAATCCGAGAACCCGGACGAGCGCGAAAAATATTCCGCTGCATCTACTTAATCGCCGCCGTCGCGATTCTTGTAGGGTCGGGCACGCGAGTACCAGCGGTCTTAGCCCTTGCCCTGCCTATCATGGCATTACTGATACCGGCATTTTCTCGTTGGGTGCCAGTAGTTGCTGTCGCGTTCGCGTCGGTATCGGCAGCTATCTTACCAACGATAGTCGCTGCAATAGGCTTCCTCCTGAATCCCTTGGTGTCTGCAGTTTCGGGTCGTCGAGATTCGTACGAATCACTTGGAGCGCTCAATGGCCGGGACTACGTTTGGCAAAAGGCGATCTCCTACTGGCAGTCCGAAGTTACTGATCTTCTGCATACGCTGTTCGGCTTCGGCTTATACGGCCACTACTCGTCGGGTGTTTCGCTTACCTATTACAAGCTGCTATCTCATGCCATAGTGCGCGACCCAGAAAAGACCATCACCGTGCACAACTCATTTCTTCAGCAGCTTTACGACGGAGGTATTGCCGGCTGGGTGCTACTCACGGTCGCACTTGCTTGGACGGCCGTCCGATTATCGTCACACTTTCGCGATTGGGGCAATTACGCTGCAGCCGCAGGCATGGCATTCACCGTCGTTATCCTGTGCTCAATGACAGAAGTGCTCTTGCATGGGACCGTGATTACGTCTTTTGTCCTGCTAGTGATCGTTGCAGCAGCCTGTCAGGCTAGACCTCAAGTTATGGCGAATGCAAATTCACGCCGGCGACCGCTATTCGAGACCAGGAACAGTGCAGAAAGCACAACAGACGGCAACCGACCTAGGTAG
- a CDS encoding FkbM family methyltransferase has translation MDETEIVAALANGDTLDRILVDVGAHHGAVTELFVNKGWSVVAYEPDPVNRHEFQRRIGVNSRVQLSSAAVSDQGSSSRSLYTSPLSSGISTLAAFHESHEPTAVVDVVCLSEDLPSRGISQVDFLKVDIEGFDFFALKGFDWSYAPRFVLYEFEDRKTQPLGYTLRDSSAFMAGHGYSLLYSVWEPIVEYGSRHRWRGLFREPPSDIAQCWGNVLCFRDESDAAICVQRFGHR, from the coding sequence GTGGATGAAACCGAAATTGTGGCGGCTTTAGCAAATGGCGATACCCTCGACAGGATACTGGTAGATGTCGGCGCACATCACGGTGCCGTAACCGAATTATTCGTCAACAAAGGCTGGTCAGTCGTTGCGTATGAGCCAGATCCGGTTAATCGGCACGAGTTTCAACGACGTATCGGCGTGAATTCGCGGGTCCAGTTATCTAGCGCGGCCGTTTCCGATCAGGGATCAAGTTCACGTTCCTTATATACCTCACCACTCTCGTCGGGCATCAGCACGTTAGCTGCCTTTCATGAATCGCATGAGCCGACGGCGGTTGTTGATGTAGTTTGCCTTTCCGAAGATCTCCCATCCAGGGGGATCAGCCAAGTCGACTTCCTAAAAGTGGATATCGAAGGATTCGATTTTTTCGCCCTGAAAGGGTTTGACTGGTCATATGCACCCAGGTTTGTTTTGTATGAGTTTGAGGATCGCAAGACGCAGCCGTTAGGCTATACACTGCGGGACAGCTCAGCCTTTATGGCGGGGCATGGCTACAGTCTCCTGTATTCGGTGTGGGAACCCATTGTTGAGTACGGCTCGCGGCATCGGTGGCGAGGTCTCTTCCGCGAGCCGCCGTCAGACATAGCGCAGTGCTGGGGCAACGTACTGTGTTTCCGCGATGAATCTGACGCAGCTATCTGTGTACAGAGGTTCGGGCATCGATAG
- a CDS encoding SMP-30/gluconolactonase/LRE family protein, producing MARAEQLTAPCSYHGEGPFWDNYSARLMCVDVLASAVISIDEHGRTERHQVPSRAATLIRRRRSGGFVIGTDHGILLADSELSAFTPFADIVCDPSVRTNDGGCDPLGALVIGTMAYDETPGRGAVYRVTADTRSTVILAPVSISNGVQWSADGRRAFYIDSPTQRVDVFDVDSKTGEWSNRRTHIDLGNVEGIPDGMTIDCDDGLWVAFWGGGAVLHFDEMGLLNERIEVPGASQVSSCTFGGRDLSTLFITTSRQGLPSSVEPEAGAVFSISTATRGAVQAEFAG from the coding sequence ATGGCACGCGCAGAACAGCTGACCGCTCCTTGTTCCTACCACGGAGAGGGCCCCTTTTGGGACAACTATTCAGCACGGCTGATGTGCGTAGACGTCCTCGCTAGCGCTGTTATCTCCATCGATGAGCATGGGCGCACCGAGCGACATCAAGTGCCGAGCCGAGCCGCCACGCTAATCAGGCGACGGCGATCGGGTGGGTTCGTGATTGGTACCGACCACGGGATCCTCCTTGCCGACTCGGAGCTGTCTGCATTCACTCCGTTCGCAGACATCGTTTGCGATCCCAGCGTGCGAACAAATGATGGTGGCTGCGACCCGTTGGGCGCCCTCGTGATTGGGACCATGGCCTATGACGAGACACCGGGTCGTGGTGCTGTCTATCGAGTGACAGCCGATACGCGCTCAACGGTAATTCTCGCGCCGGTATCAATATCTAACGGTGTTCAATGGTCGGCTGACGGTAGAAGAGCTTTCTATATCGATTCGCCGACACAACGTGTTGATGTATTCGACGTGGATTCTAAGACTGGTGAATGGTCGAATCGCCGAACACACATCGATCTGGGGAACGTCGAGGGGATCCCGGACGGGATGACAATCGACTGCGACGACGGGCTATGGGTGGCATTTTGGGGTGGCGGCGCCGTCCTTCATTTCGATGAGATGGGACTCTTGAATGAGAGAATCGAGGTTCCAGGTGCTTCACAGGTAAGTTCCTGCACATTCGGAGGCCGAGATTTGAGCACCCTCTTCATTACCACTTCGCGGCAAGGACTGCCTAGTTCAGTCGAGCCTGAAGCGGGCGCTGTTTTTTCTATCTCGACAGCAACACGGGGCGCCGTACAGGCAGAATTTGCAGGCTGA
- a CDS encoding class I SAM-dependent methyltransferase: MEFEISRSTGDALTLRRRFFPEANIGGVSHVDSGVAFYTQINAILRPEDRVLDFGAGRGEHIVDEQVKFRRNLFNLQGRCAHVEGVDLDAAVLSNPYLDHAAVMRKGDPLPYADNSFDIVVSRFVFEHIDDPDYIAAELLRVVKPGGIIAALTPNKYGYIALAGRSVPNRLHVKWLRAIQPNRKSVDVFPTTYLLNTPRALNAAFGAQADIYVSYIAGEPAYYFGNVILYRLTNWIHKHLPDRLQPLNMVFICKR; this comes from the coding sequence TTGGAGTTCGAAATTAGTCGTTCCACCGGAGACGCGCTAACGCTCCGCCGACGGTTCTTCCCGGAAGCCAATATCGGGGGTGTCAGCCACGTAGACTCGGGCGTTGCATTCTATACACAAATAAATGCAATCTTGCGGCCAGAGGATCGAGTGCTCGATTTTGGCGCTGGCAGAGGTGAGCATATCGTAGACGAGCAGGTAAAGTTTCGACGGAACCTCTTTAATCTGCAAGGTCGGTGTGCGCATGTAGAAGGGGTAGATCTAGATGCGGCAGTACTGAGCAACCCGTACTTGGACCATGCGGCTGTCATGAGAAAAGGAGACCCACTTCCCTACGCGGATAATAGCTTCGATATTGTGGTATCTCGATTTGTGTTCGAGCATATTGATGATCCTGACTACATTGCAGCGGAATTATTGCGCGTTGTGAAGCCGGGCGGCATAATTGCGGCGCTCACTCCCAATAAATATGGCTATATCGCATTGGCGGGGCGATCTGTACCAAATCGTTTGCATGTCAAATGGTTGCGGGCAATACAGCCAAACCGTAAATCGGTCGATGTATTTCCAACGACGTATCTGCTCAATACACCGCGCGCTTTAAACGCAGCCTTCGGCGCCCAAGCCGATATCTACGTTTCGTACATTGCTGGTGAGCCGGCTTATTACTTCGGCAACGTCATCCTGTACCGACTTACCAACTGGATACACAAGCATCTCCCGGATCGACTACAACCGTTAAACATGGTATTTATCTGCAAACGGTAG
- a CDS encoding glycosyltransferase family 4 protein, with protein MAPRPDVAIFSLNYPPEPTGIAPYTGSLATGLRRRGLAVTAHVAHPHYPEWSIRNGYGEWCRREETDGVEVYRRLHYVPRSPRGVRRLLSELSFGVRLAFTRWHRPNAIIAVSPSLFSTVVAVCRWRLNPWRPPLIVWVQDLYTLGLAETGEGGGLVQRATRWVESLTLRAADTVAVIHDRFAAYVTDELGVNSSKVVVVRNWTHLKPSKAIDPRTAKKALGWPTDVTLAVHTGNMGAKQGLHNVVEAARLADEIQAPVHFFLIGDGSERKELEQQALGIGRLSFTDPLSDSDYLLALSAADILVLNEKPGVAAMAVPSKLTSYFDAGKPVVAATDGGGITAAEIKSSEAGVVVPAGNPDELLRVIIKLGSDSAACAQYGRNGRHYRETVLDESAAISQWADIVANAQAHKRLRTARGAIDTLGQIPPPTRT; from the coding sequence ATGGCGCCGCGTCCAGATGTTGCAATCTTCAGTCTTAATTACCCTCCGGAACCCACGGGCATCGCCCCATACACTGGTTCGCTTGCAACAGGCCTACGGCGGCGTGGACTTGCTGTGACCGCGCACGTCGCACACCCCCATTATCCAGAGTGGAGCATCCGAAATGGATATGGCGAGTGGTGCAGACGCGAAGAGACGGACGGGGTGGAGGTGTACCGACGCCTACACTACGTCCCAAGATCCCCTCGCGGCGTCCGAAGACTGCTATCGGAACTGAGCTTTGGTGTGCGCTTAGCATTTACTCGATGGCATCGTCCGAACGCGATAATCGCCGTGTCCCCATCTTTGTTTTCCACCGTGGTCGCGGTTTGCAGATGGCGACTGAATCCGTGGAGACCCCCACTGATCGTTTGGGTGCAGGATCTGTACACGCTCGGTTTAGCCGAGACCGGCGAAGGGGGCGGCCTAGTGCAGCGTGCAACCCGGTGGGTTGAATCGCTCACGTTGAGGGCCGCGGACACGGTAGCAGTCATCCACGACCGATTCGCCGCCTACGTCACTGACGAGCTTGGCGTGAATTCATCAAAGGTCGTTGTGGTGCGCAACTGGACACATCTCAAGCCTTCCAAGGCGATCGATCCACGAACGGCGAAGAAAGCACTCGGCTGGCCCACCGACGTCACGCTGGCTGTGCACACCGGGAATATGGGAGCAAAGCAGGGCCTACATAATGTCGTTGAAGCTGCGCGGCTCGCTGACGAAATCCAAGCTCCAGTCCACTTTTTTCTGATCGGTGACGGTAGCGAGCGCAAGGAACTAGAGCAACAGGCACTCGGGATCGGGCGCCTCAGCTTCACCGATCCCCTCAGTGACAGCGACTATCTTCTAGCTCTAAGTGCCGCCGACATCCTGGTGTTGAATGAGAAGCCAGGCGTCGCAGCAATGGCCGTACCTAGCAAGCTCACGTCCTACTTTGACGCCGGAAAGCCCGTGGTTGCGGCAACTGACGGCGGTGGCATAACTGCTGCAGAGATCAAGTCCTCGGAAGCTGGCGTAGTGGTTCCGGCTGGCAATCCGGACGAGTTACTACGCGTCATAATCAAGCTAGGCTCGGATTCGGCGGCATGTGCACAGTACGGCAGGAATGGACGTCATTATCGCGAAACGGTCCTCGATGAGTCAGCCGCCATCAGTCAATGGGCTGACATCGTAGCGAACGCCCAGGCGCATAAGCGGCTGAGAACTGCCCGAGGAGCCATTGACACACTAGGGCAGATACCTCCGCCAACACGGACCTGA
- a CDS encoding nucleotide sugar dehydrogenase — translation MQAAKVYDVGIIGLGYVGLTLGTVLAETGSTVIGVEKRTEIVDLTNRGIPHFSEAGLTDALHRVTSSGRLVAAAEFDANVSCKAYIITVGTPLSADGTVRLDMIEAATRQVAENMQDGALVILRSTVKIETTSRVVEPILASTGKEFDIAMCPERTLEGRALQELRELPQIIGATEPAASDRAAGLFQRLTSTIVKVSSAEAAEIIKLVDNTYRDVQFAFANEVARVCDAFGVNAHEVISSGRLGYPRTSVALPGLVGGPCLEKDPHILLQSARTKGLTLEITAAGRLVNERQPIETVEFITKEISRRKLGTPLRIRIIGMAFKGVPATDDLRGSMSIKVLEALKTAHPDAEIGIYDPVISSEVLSKSFPDEVVFSRFGDAVSGASVVVISNNHPALGAVSPRTMAEFISPSGFVFDYWNHFSHLPPSELGDSYFAVGHTETAA, via the coding sequence TTGCAGGCCGCAAAGGTTTACGACGTCGGGATAATCGGGTTGGGCTATGTTGGCTTAACCTTGGGCACGGTTCTTGCTGAGACCGGCAGTACCGTGATCGGAGTCGAAAAGCGCACAGAGATCGTCGATTTGACCAACCGCGGCATACCGCATTTTTCCGAAGCCGGGCTCACCGACGCATTGCATCGGGTGACCTCGTCGGGGCGACTCGTCGCCGCAGCCGAGTTTGACGCGAACGTTTCGTGCAAGGCGTACATCATCACTGTCGGAACTCCGCTGTCCGCCGACGGTACCGTTCGTCTCGACATGATTGAAGCCGCAACGCGGCAGGTCGCGGAGAATATGCAGGACGGCGCACTAGTGATCCTACGGTCCACAGTGAAAATCGAAACCACATCACGCGTTGTCGAACCGATCCTCGCATCCACTGGTAAGGAGTTCGATATCGCTATGTGCCCTGAGCGGACGCTTGAAGGCCGCGCTTTACAGGAACTACGCGAGCTTCCCCAGATAATCGGCGCAACAGAACCCGCAGCGTCGGACCGAGCAGCAGGGTTATTTCAAAGACTCACGAGTACAATTGTTAAAGTGTCAAGCGCCGAAGCGGCCGAGATCATCAAACTTGTAGATAACACTTACCGCGATGTGCAATTCGCTTTTGCAAACGAGGTAGCTCGGGTGTGCGATGCGTTTGGTGTAAATGCTCACGAAGTAATATCCTCTGGACGCCTCGGCTATCCAAGAACATCGGTTGCGTTGCCTGGACTCGTTGGCGGACCCTGCCTGGAGAAAGATCCGCATATACTCTTGCAGAGCGCTCGAACGAAAGGCCTCACCCTGGAGATTACCGCTGCAGGACGTCTCGTGAACGAACGCCAACCTATAGAGACCGTCGAGTTCATCACGAAGGAAATATCGCGGCGTAAACTTGGCACCCCCCTCAGGATACGGATCATCGGCATGGCATTTAAGGGCGTCCCAGCTACCGATGACCTTCGGGGTTCTATGTCGATCAAAGTGCTAGAAGCTCTCAAAACTGCGCATCCGGATGCTGAGATAGGCATATACGACCCTGTGATCAGTTCCGAAGTGCTTTCTAAATCGTTTCCCGATGAAGTTGTATTCAGCCGTTTTGGCGACGCAGTAAGCGGAGCATCAGTCGTCGTAATTTCGAATAATCATCCGGCACTTGGAGCAGTCTCGCCCCGGACAATGGCAGAGTTCATTTCGCCGAGTGGATTCGTATTCGACTATTGGAACCATTTTAGCCACTTGCCGCCGTCGGAGCTCGGCGATTCGTACTTCGCAGTTGGCCACACGGAAACGGCCGCGTGA
- a CDS encoding NAD-dependent epimerase/dehydratase family protein has protein sequence MSRRVVVTGGGGFIGAYLVKRLVHDDWDVAVVDTMVRGDASRFAEVADQVELFSCDVRDQSALETAFAGAEVVMHLAAINGTENFYRHPELVLDVGIRGAIAVVNAGRAAGVPDLVFASTAEVYQTPSTVPTPETVPLTLPNSLNPRYSYGGSKIASELIAFNYAQEHYRKVQVFRPHNVYGPDMGWKHVIPQFITRALQESARCHSDSVPFPIQGDGSETRAFCFVDDIVDGILTMYEQGGHREIYHIGNDEEITIRELAARIGDALGISLHVESGPAPEGGTPRRCPDLTKMRGLGYRPAIDLQSGLRKTAAWYRDRDRGLVGNDLL, from the coding sequence ATGAGTCGCCGAGTTGTAGTTACCGGTGGCGGCGGATTCATAGGCGCCTACCTAGTAAAGCGTTTAGTCCACGACGACTGGGATGTCGCCGTCGTGGACACGATGGTTCGCGGGGACGCTAGCCGATTCGCAGAGGTTGCTGACCAAGTAGAGCTGTTTTCATGTGATGTCCGCGATCAATCGGCTTTGGAAACTGCATTCGCTGGAGCGGAAGTGGTGATGCACTTAGCAGCGATCAATGGCACCGAGAACTTCTACAGGCACCCAGAACTCGTACTTGACGTGGGCATACGGGGAGCGATCGCCGTTGTCAACGCCGGCCGCGCTGCTGGCGTGCCCGATCTGGTGTTCGCTTCGACTGCAGAGGTCTATCAGACACCTTCAACGGTACCGACTCCTGAAACCGTCCCTTTGACGCTTCCCAACAGTCTAAACCCTAGATACTCTTACGGCGGTTCCAAAATAGCGAGTGAATTGATTGCCTTCAATTACGCGCAGGAACACTATCGGAAAGTTCAGGTATTCCGGCCCCATAACGTATACGGACCAGATATGGGATGGAAGCATGTGATTCCGCAATTTATCACTAGAGCCCTACAGGAATCAGCGCGCTGCCACTCAGATAGCGTGCCATTCCCAATTCAAGGCGACGGATCCGAAACACGTGCATTCTGTTTCGTCGACGACATTGTAGACGGCATTCTCACTATGTATGAACAGGGCGGACACCGCGAGATTTATCATATCGGAAATGATGAAGAAATCACGATTAGGGAGCTAGCGGCTCGAATCGGTGACGCTCTCGGCATATCGCTTCACGTCGAATCAGGCCCCGCTCCGGAGGGCGGCACGCCGCGCCGTTGCCCCGACCTCACTAAGATGCGAGGCCTTGGATACCGACCAGCGATCGATCTCCAGTCAGGTCTTCGCAAAACGGCAGCGTGGTATCGCGATCGAGATAGGGGCCTGGTCGGAAACGACTTGCTTTGA
- a CDS encoding GDP-L-fucose synthase family protein: protein MEKNSRIYVAGHRGMVGSAILRRLTDLGYSNVVVRNHSDLPLDDSGAVAQFFTSERPEYVVLAAAKVGGIVANATQGADFIRENLLIQTNVIDAAYRHGARKLLFLGSSCIYPKLAQQPIAEEALLTGPLEETNLPYAVAKIAGKTMCDAYAHQFGFDAFTVMPSNVYGVGDNFHPEHSHVVAGMLRRFHEAKLNDSDKVVVWGTGSPLRELIDADDLADACVFLLENYSDGGMINVGTGEEISIRDLAFLIKTIVGFDGEIEFDSTRPDGTPRKIMDNSKISKLGWRPNHTIETGLRKMYDWFVHTQEVREPHSA from the coding sequence GTGGAGAAGAATTCTCGCATCTATGTAGCTGGCCATCGCGGTATGGTGGGTTCGGCGATCTTACGACGGTTAACCGACCTGGGCTACTCGAACGTAGTTGTTCGCAACCATAGCGACCTACCGCTAGATGATTCAGGTGCAGTTGCGCAGTTCTTCACTAGCGAACGTCCTGAGTATGTGGTTCTCGCCGCGGCGAAAGTCGGTGGCATCGTCGCCAACGCCACGCAGGGCGCCGATTTCATCAGAGAGAATTTACTAATACAAACCAATGTCATAGATGCCGCCTATCGACACGGCGCGCGAAAGCTGCTTTTCTTGGGGTCAAGTTGTATTTATCCCAAGCTCGCACAACAGCCTATCGCTGAAGAGGCACTCCTTACGGGCCCTTTAGAGGAGACCAATCTCCCGTATGCGGTTGCGAAGATTGCTGGCAAGACTATGTGCGACGCGTATGCACATCAATTCGGGTTCGATGCTTTTACGGTAATGCCGTCTAACGTGTATGGAGTCGGCGACAATTTTCATCCTGAGCACTCCCACGTTGTGGCAGGGATGCTCCGGCGGTTTCATGAAGCGAAATTGAACGATTCGGACAAAGTGGTCGTCTGGGGTACTGGTTCTCCGTTGCGCGAGCTTATCGATGCCGATGACCTAGCGGACGCCTGTGTCTTTCTACTTGAGAATTATAGTGACGGTGGAATGATCAATGTTGGCACTGGTGAAGAAATATCCATCCGCGATCTCGCTTTTCTGATCAAAACCATCGTGGGATTCGATGGGGAAATCGAGTTTGATTCCACCCGACCTGACGGGACGCCGAGAAAAATCATGGATAACAGTAAAATATCGAAACTCGGCTGGCGTCCAAACCACACGATAGAGACCGGACTCCGAAAAATGTACGATTGGTTCGTCCACACGCAGGAGGTCCGTGAACCGCACTCGGCATAA